Proteins from a single region of Undibacterium sp. KW1:
- a CDS encoding helix-turn-helix domain-containing protein, whose product MSLSIERNYTLAHRYVNTLTHSNLRDDYAPAYSLPMNIGSRLDQAMKDAGHISQAALSRASGVPQPTINRILKGTAVAPESSTLKKLAMACKVSFSWLVGESDDNAAPPQHHKVSEELSTYTNSPVVHLTYVTDVELEILTLFRESTEMGKKLIQTAAIASEKDGRRIKSIKKLNA is encoded by the coding sequence ATGTCTTTATCCATAGAACGAAACTATACGCTAGCGCATAGATATGTCAATACTCTAACGCATAGTAATTTGCGAGATGATTATGCGCCAGCGTATAGTTTGCCAATGAATATCGGATCCAGACTAGACCAGGCAATGAAAGACGCTGGTCACATTTCACAAGCTGCGCTTTCCAGGGCGTCTGGCGTCCCGCAACCAACGATTAATAGAATTCTCAAAGGCACAGCAGTTGCCCCCGAATCAAGCACGCTAAAGAAACTTGCTATGGCCTGCAAGGTTTCGTTTTCTTGGCTTGTAGGTGAATCAGATGACAACGCCGCTCCACCTCAACACCATAAGGTAAGCGAGGAGTTGTCGACTTACACCAACTCCCCCGTCGTCCATCTAACCTATGTAACAGATGTTGAATTAGAAATTTTGACTCTCTTCAGAGAATCGACAGAAATGGGAAAAAAACTCATACAAACTGCCGCCATAGCATCTGAGAAAGATGGAAGGCGCATCAAGTCCATCAAAAAGCTTAATGCGTAA